Proteins encoded together in one Flavobacterium keumense window:
- the hisIE gene encoding bifunctional phosphoribosyl-AMP cyclohydrolase/phosphoribosyl-ATP diphosphatase HisIE: MNIDFSKSAHGLIPAIIQDSETKTVLMLGYMNEEAFAKTQATQKVTFYSRSKQRLWTKGEESGNFLNLVSIKNDCDNDTLLIQVRPQGPTCHNGTDTCWAEENQPNYGFISTLEKTIKTRRENADAEKSYVASLFEKGINKIAQKVGEEAVEVVIEAKDANDDLFLSESADLLFHFLILLQAKGFQMNDVIEVLKKRQK, translated from the coding sequence ATGAACATCGATTTTTCAAAAAGCGCTCACGGATTAATTCCTGCCATTATTCAAGATAGTGAAACCAAAACCGTATTAATGTTGGGCTACATGAACGAAGAGGCTTTCGCCAAAACACAAGCTACTCAAAAAGTAACTTTTTATAGCCGTTCCAAACAACGTCTTTGGACCAAAGGAGAAGAAAGCGGCAACTTTTTAAACCTAGTAAGTATCAAGAACGATTGTGATAATGATACCTTATTGATTCAAGTACGTCCGCAGGGACCAACTTGTCATAATGGCACCGATACCTGTTGGGCAGAAGAAAACCAACCGAATTATGGTTTTATTTCAACTTTAGAAAAAACCATCAAAACCCGTCGTGAAAATGCTGATGCCGAAAAAAGTTATGTTGCCTCTTTATTCGAAAAAGGGATCAATAAAATTGCTCAAAAAGTAGGAGAGGAAGCGGTAGAAGTAGTGATTGAAGCCAAAGATGCTAACGATGATTTGTTCTTGAGCGAAAGCGCTGATTTACTTTTTCACTTTCTTATTTTGCTTCAAGCCAAAGGTTTTCAAATGAATGATGTTATTGAAGTTTTGAAAAAAAGACAGAAATAA
- the hisF gene encoding imidazole glycerol phosphate synthase subunit HisF produces MLTKRIIPCLDIKNGRTVKGVNFVDLRDAGDPVELAKIYSDEGADELVFLDISATEERRKTLVDLVRKVAATINIPFTVGGGIASVEDVEILLQNGADKVSINSSAVKNPQLITDLAQKFGSQCVVVAIDAKQIDGEWIVHLVGGKVPTEIKLFDWAKEVATRGAGEILFTSMNHDGTKNGFANEALATLSQLVNIPIIASGGAGNMQHFIDTFVEGKADAALAASVFHFKEIEIKTLKKELQNNHIEVRI; encoded by the coding sequence ATGCTTACAAAAAGAATCATTCCTTGTTTAGATATCAAAAACGGAAGAACTGTCAAAGGTGTCAATTTTGTTGACTTACGAGATGCAGGAGATCCTGTAGAGTTGGCAAAAATCTATTCGGATGAAGGTGCTGACGAACTTGTTTTTCTAGATATTTCTGCCACAGAAGAACGCCGCAAAACTTTGGTGGATTTAGTTCGCAAAGTTGCTGCAACGATTAATATTCCGTTTACTGTGGGTGGGGGAATTGCATCAGTAGAAGATGTAGAAATCTTATTGCAAAACGGTGCAGACAAAGTATCGATCAACTCTTCTGCGGTAAAAAATCCGCAATTGATTACTGATTTGGCTCAGAAATTTGGAAGCCAATGCGTAGTGGTAGCTATTGATGCCAAACAAATTGATGGCGAATGGATAGTACATTTAGTAGGAGGTAAGGTGCCAACAGAAATTAAACTTTTTGATTGGGCAAAAGAAGTAGCTACACGTGGAGCTGGAGAAATCTTGTTTACTTCTATGAATCATGACGGAACCAAAAATGGATTTGCTAACGAGGCTTTGGCTACATTGTCACAATTGGTAAATATTCCTATTATTGCTTCAGGAGGAGCAGGGAATATGCAACATTTTATTGATACCTTTGTCGAAGGAAAAGCAGATGCCGCTTTGGCAGCCAGTGTTTTTCATTTCAAAGAAATTGAAATTAAGACCTTAAAAAAAGAATTACAAAATAATCATATTGAAGTAAGAATTTAA
- the hisA gene encoding 1-(5-phosphoribosyl)-5-[(5-phosphoribosylamino)methylideneamino]imidazole-4-carboxamide isomerase encodes MRIIPAIDIIDGKCVRLSKGDYDTKIVYNENPLEVAKSFEAHGIEYLHLVDLDGAKSSKIVNYKILEQIATQTKLKIDFGGGLKSDADLKIAFESGANQITGGSIAVKNRAIFEQWIAEYGSDKIILGADATNEKIAVSGWLEDSNEDLVPFIQDYQSKGIQYVICTDIAKDGMLAGPSFDLYAKILATAKGIKLIASGGISTFDELPQLAELGCEGTIIGKAIYEGRISLKQLENYILKT; translated from the coding sequence ATGAGAATAATACCAGCCATAGATATCATAGACGGAAAATGTGTTCGTTTGTCCAAAGGAGATTATGACACTAAAATTGTCTACAATGAGAATCCGCTTGAAGTGGCCAAATCGTTTGAAGCACACGGAATTGAGTATTTACACTTGGTTGATTTAGATGGTGCTAAGTCAAGCAAAATTGTGAATTACAAAATTCTAGAACAGATTGCTACACAAACAAAATTGAAAATAGATTTTGGAGGTGGCTTAAAATCCGATGCCGATTTAAAAATTGCTTTTGAATCAGGGGCTAACCAAATCACGGGTGGAAGTATTGCTGTAAAAAATAGAGCTATTTTCGAGCAATGGATTGCCGAGTACGGTTCGGATAAAATCATTTTAGGAGCTGATGCTACCAATGAAAAAATAGCTGTGTCGGGTTGGTTAGAAGACTCTAACGAAGATTTAGTACCTTTTATTCAAGACTATCAAAGCAAAGGGATTCAGTACGTTATTTGTACCGATATAGCCAAAGACGGCATGTTGGCTGGGCCTAGTTTTGATTTGTATGCTAAAATTTTGGCAACAGCCAAAGGAATCAAATTAATTGCCTCAGGTGGTATTTCTACATTTGATGAATTACCGCAATTAGCCGAATTAGGTTGTGAAGGAACCATCATTGGAAAAGCGATTTACGAAGGAAGAATCTCGTTGAAACAATTAGAAAACTATATTTTAAAAACATAA
- the hisH gene encoding imidazole glycerol phosphate synthase subunit HisH translates to MKIAIINYGAGNIQSILFAIERLGYTAVLTNNPDEILQADKVIFPGVGEASYAMQKLKESGLDNLIPTLKQPVLGICLGMQLMCQHSEEGNTDGLGIFDANVIRFSTQVKVPQMGWNQIYNLKSALFEGINDNEYMYLVHSYYVPNCSEAIANTNYDVEYASALQKNNFYGTQFHPEKSGDVGEQILANFLKL, encoded by the coding sequence ATGAAAATTGCTATCATCAATTACGGCGCGGGAAATATTCAAAGCATTCTATTTGCTATTGAACGTTTGGGATATACAGCCGTGTTAACTAATAATCCAGACGAGATTCTGCAAGCGGATAAAGTTATTTTTCCGGGAGTTGGAGAAGCGAGTTATGCCATGCAAAAACTCAAAGAAAGTGGTTTGGATAATTTGATTCCAACCTTGAAGCAACCCGTTTTAGGGATCTGTTTAGGGATGCAGTTAATGTGCCAACATTCTGAAGAAGGAAATACAGACGGATTAGGGATTTTTGATGCGAATGTTATTCGGTTTTCTACTCAGGTGAAAGTACCTCAAATGGGGTGGAATCAGATTTACAATTTGAAATCGGCTTTATTTGAAGGAATTAATGATAACGAATACATGTATTTAGTACACAGTTATTATGTTCCCAATTGCAGTGAAGCCATTGCCAATACCAATTATGATGTAGAATATGCGTCGGCTTTGCAAAAAAATAATTTTTACGGAACCCAATTTCACCCAGAAAAAAGTGGCGATGTGGGTGAACAAATTTTAGCTAATTTCTTGAAATTATAA
- the hisB gene encoding bifunctional histidinol-phosphatase/imidazoleglycerol-phosphate dehydratase HisB: MKKVLFIDRDGTIVIEPADFQLDSLDKLEFYPKVFQYLAKIANELDYELAMVTNQDGLGTDSFPEDTFWPTQNFILRAFENEGVLFDDIFIDRSFPADNAPTRKPRTGMLTKYIDNPKYDLANSFVLGDRITDVALAKNLGAKAIFLKQQEGLGSDEIKENEDFSDVIALQTTDWKTIYEFLKLEARSATIERKTHETDIFINLNLDGTGKSKIDTGIAFFDHMLDQIARHGQMDLEITVKGDLEVDEHHTIEDTAIALGEVFAKALGNKLGIERYGFCLPMDDCLSQVAIDFGGRNWLVWETEFKREMVGKMPTEMFYHFFKSFSDGAKANINIKAEGTNEHHKIEAIFKAFAKAIKVAVKRDTEKMILPSTKGML, from the coding sequence ATGAAAAAAGTATTATTTATAGATCGTGATGGGACCATCGTTATTGAACCCGCCGATTTTCAATTAGACAGTTTAGACAAATTAGAATTTTACCCCAAAGTGTTTCAATACTTGGCTAAAATTGCTAACGAATTGGATTATGAATTGGCAATGGTGACCAACCAAGACGGATTGGGGACGGATAGTTTTCCAGAAGATACGTTTTGGCCTACACAAAACTTTATTTTAAGAGCGTTTGAAAACGAAGGAGTTCTATTTGACGATATATTTATAGACCGTTCGTTTCCTGCTGATAATGCACCTACACGCAAACCTCGTACCGGAATGTTAACCAAATACATTGACAATCCGAAGTATGATTTAGCAAATTCATTTGTATTGGGCGACCGAATTACCGATGTTGCCTTAGCAAAAAACTTAGGTGCCAAAGCCATTTTTCTAAAACAACAAGAAGGTTTAGGAAGTGATGAAATCAAGGAAAACGAAGATTTTAGCGATGTCATTGCATTACAAACAACCGATTGGAAAACCATCTATGAGTTTTTAAAACTAGAAGCCCGTTCTGCTACTATCGAAAGAAAAACGCACGAAACGGATATTTTTATCAATCTGAATTTAGATGGAACTGGAAAAAGCAAAATCGATACAGGTATTGCCTTTTTTGATCACATGCTAGACCAAATTGCACGTCACGGTCAAATGGATTTAGAAATTACCGTAAAAGGCGATTTAGAGGTAGATGAACACCATACTATTGAAGATACAGCGATTGCTTTAGGAGAAGTTTTTGCGAAAGCATTAGGAAATAAATTAGGCATTGAACGCTACGGTTTTTGTTTGCCAATGGACGATTGCTTATCGCAAGTAGCTATTGATTTTGGAGGAAGAAACTGGTTGGTTTGGGAAACCGAATTCAAACGTGAAATGGTAGGCAAAATGCCAACAGAGATGTTCTACCACTTTTTCAAATCGTTCTCTGATGGTGCTAAAGCTAATATCAATATCAAAGCAGAAGGAACTAACGAACATCATAAGATTGAAGCTATTTTTAAGGCTTTCGCCAAAGCGATTAAAGTAGCTGTAAAACGGGATACTGAGAAAATGATTTTACCAAGTACAAAAGGAATGCTTTAA
- a CDS encoding YdeI/OmpD-associated family protein produces the protein MIPNIETYFNEGCGRCSKMATPLCRVRTWEKELQLLRSIILECGLVEELKWSHPCYTFQNKNIIMLGTTKAFCAISFFKGALLADTQQILVTQTENMQATRQLQFTSIDQIASIEKSIKSYIFEAIEIEKSGIKIQYKTPDEMVIPEEFQQKLNEDEALRIAFEGLTPGRKKAYLLFFSQAKQSKTRLARVEKWIPTIKQGKGMEY, from the coding sequence ATGATTCCTAACATAGAAACGTACTTTAATGAAGGTTGCGGACGCTGTTCAAAAATGGCGACTCCTTTGTGCCGTGTGCGAACTTGGGAAAAAGAATTACAATTGTTAAGAAGTATTATTCTAGAATGTGGGCTAGTAGAAGAATTGAAGTGGAGCCACCCGTGTTATACCTTTCAAAATAAGAATATTATTATGTTAGGCACTACTAAAGCTTTTTGTGCGATTAGTTTTTTCAAAGGCGCTTTGCTTGCAGACACCCAACAAATTTTAGTAACACAAACCGAAAATATGCAAGCAACACGACAATTACAATTTACAAGTATTGATCAAATTGCAAGTATAGAAAAGAGTATTAAATCCTATATTTTTGAAGCCATTGAAATAGAAAAATCGGGAATTAAAATTCAATACAAAACACCTGATGAAATGGTGATTCCTGAAGAGTTTCAACAAAAATTAAATGAAGACGAAGCATTAAGAATTGCCTTTGAGGGATTAACACCGGGTAGAAAAAAAGCCTATTTACTTTTCTTTTCACAAGCAAAACAGTCAAAAACTAGGCTAGCTCGCGTAGAAAAATGGATTCCTACTATCAAACAAGGCAAAGGAATGGAATATTAA
- the hisC gene encoding histidinol-phosphate transaminase, which translates to MENKFNINNLVRENVKTMKPYSSARDEFENFDTADMIFLDANENPFENGVNRYPDPQQVTVKSVLAQQNGVDKNQILLGNGSDEVLDLLFRAFCEPKKDNVITLPPTYGMYGVLANLNAIENREILLSEDFQPQLEVIMKAVDKNTKMIFLCSPNNPTGNSFSEESVQYLLDNFNGLVVIDEAYIDFSDKASWIQKINTYPNLIITQTLSKAYGLAGIRLGICYASAAIIGVLNKIKPPYNVNELTQQRALDRLANPIKIKEEINSIIEQREQLLKVLNEVNFVSKIYPTEANFILIKVDNANQRYDELIAKGIVIRNRTRQPLCENTLRLTIGTEEENKKLMAALKTLN; encoded by the coding sequence ATGGAAAATAAATTCAACATCAACAATTTAGTTCGAGAGAACGTCAAAACCATGAAGCCTTATTCGTCAGCACGCGATGAATTTGAAAATTTTGATACAGCTGATATGATTTTTTTGGATGCCAATGAAAATCCATTTGAAAATGGAGTGAATCGCTATCCAGACCCGCAACAAGTGACGGTTAAATCGGTTTTAGCCCAACAAAATGGTGTGGATAAAAATCAAATCCTATTAGGAAATGGAAGTGATGAAGTGTTGGATTTATTGTTCCGTGCTTTTTGTGAACCAAAAAAAGACAATGTCATTACTTTGCCACCAACTTACGGAATGTATGGTGTTTTGGCGAATCTGAATGCGATTGAAAATAGAGAGATTTTACTTTCCGAAGATTTTCAACCACAATTGGAAGTAATAATGAAAGCGGTAGATAAAAATACCAAAATGATTTTTCTTTGTTCGCCCAACAATCCAACAGGAAATTCTTTTTCAGAGGAAAGTGTACAGTATTTACTTGACAATTTTAATGGATTAGTGGTGATTGACGAAGCCTATATTGATTTTTCAGATAAAGCGTCGTGGATTCAAAAAATCAATACATATCCTAATTTAATTATTACCCAAACCTTGTCAAAAGCGTATGGTTTGGCAGGAATTCGATTAGGAATTTGTTATGCATCTGCTGCAATTATTGGGGTTTTAAACAAAATTAAGCCTCCATATAATGTAAATGAATTGACACAACAAAGAGCATTAGATCGTTTGGCTAATCCAATTAAAATTAAAGAAGAAATAAATTCTATAATAGAACAAAGAGAGCAATTACTTAAAGTATTAAATGAAGTGAATTTTGTTTCAAAAATATATCCTACTGAAGCCAACTTTATCTTGATTAAAGTCGATAATGCAAATCAACGTTATGATGAATTAATCGCCAAAGGAATTGTGATTCGCAATAGAACAAGACAACCTTTGTGCGAAAATACTTTGCGCTTGACTATTGGAACGGAAGAGGAAAATAAGAAATTAATGGCTGCTTTAAAAACCTTGAATTAA
- the hisD gene encoding histidinol dehydrogenase: MNKIYNPKQENWASLLERPTKTVDDIEATVKEIFAAVQSKGDEAVQQYTSQFDGIALENNLVSNAEIELAIAAVSEELKEAIQLAKSNIEKFHAAQNTTRVSVETAEGVECWQEKRPIQKIGLYIPGGTAPLFSTVLMLAIPAAIAGCKEVVLCSPPDKNGNLNPAILYAANLCGVTKIIKVGGIQAIAAMTFGTATIPKVYKIFGPGNQYVTVAKQLATQFGVAIDMPAGPSELLVVADDSAVPAFVASDLLSQAEHGTDSQVILVSTSKKMIDTVEQEVQSQLAVLPRKEIAEKAIANSKLIFVENAAIALDLINEYGPEHFIVCTENDNFYVDNIENAGSVFIGNYTPESAGDYASGTNHTLPTNGYAKNYSGVNLDSFMKSMTFQKISETGIQNIGKAIEIMAEKEGLQAHKNAVTLRLKAIENGK, encoded by the coding sequence ATGAACAAAATATACAATCCAAAACAGGAAAATTGGGCTTCTTTATTAGAAAGACCCACTAAAACTGTGGACGATATTGAAGCAACTGTAAAAGAAATCTTTGCAGCAGTACAATCCAAAGGAGACGAAGCGGTACAACAATATACATCTCAGTTTGACGGAATTGCTTTGGAAAACAATTTGGTTTCCAATGCTGAAATAGAACTAGCTATTGCCGCTGTTTCTGAAGAATTGAAAGAAGCGATTCAATTAGCCAAATCAAACATCGAAAAATTCCACGCAGCTCAAAACACAACTCGTGTTAGTGTTGAAACTGCAGAAGGAGTGGAATGTTGGCAAGAAAAAAGACCCATTCAAAAGATAGGGTTGTATATTCCTGGAGGAACTGCTCCTTTATTTTCAACCGTGTTGATGTTGGCTATTCCTGCTGCAATTGCGGGATGCAAAGAAGTAGTTTTATGTTCGCCACCCGATAAAAATGGCAACTTAAACCCTGCTATTTTGTATGCGGCAAACCTTTGTGGTGTAACCAAAATTATAAAAGTAGGCGGAATCCAAGCGATTGCTGCAATGACTTTTGGTACCGCCACTATTCCTAAAGTCTATAAAATATTTGGACCAGGAAATCAATACGTAACGGTGGCGAAACAATTAGCGACTCAATTTGGTGTTGCTATTGATATGCCAGCAGGCCCATCAGAATTATTAGTAGTAGCCGATGATAGCGCCGTACCTGCTTTTGTAGCTTCTGATTTATTAAGTCAAGCCGAACACGGAACAGATAGTCAGGTAATTTTAGTTTCTACTTCTAAGAAAATGATAGACACAGTAGAACAAGAAGTACAATCGCAATTAGCAGTTTTACCAAGAAAAGAAATTGCCGAAAAAGCCATTGCTAATTCCAAATTGATTTTTGTTGAAAATGCAGCAATTGCCTTAGATTTAATCAATGAATACGGCCCTGAACACTTTATAGTTTGTACTGAAAATGATAATTTTTATGTCGATAATATTGAAAATGCCGGGTCGGTTTTTATAGGCAATTATACCCCAGAAAGTGCTGGAGATTACGCGTCTGGAACCAATCATACTTTACCAACGAATGGATACGCTAAAAATTATAGCGGTGTGAATTTGGATAGTTTTATGAAGTCGATGACGTTCCAAAAGATTTCCGAAACTGGAATTCAAAACATTGGTAAAGCTATAGAAATTATGGCAGAGAAAGAAGGTCTACAAGCACACAAAAATGCGGTTACATTACGTTTAAAAGCGATTGAAAATGGAAAATAA
- the hisG gene encoding ATP phosphoribosyltransferase, whose amino-acid sequence MSTLKIAIQKSGRLNEDSIQILKDCGISINNGNDQLKATASNFPLEVLYLRNSDIPQYLIDGVVDVAIVGDNLLVEKGKSIEVAEKLGFSKCKVSVAVPKSFNYNSVKDLDGLRIATSYPNTVLDFFNSKNVNVDLHQISGSVEIAPNIGLADAIVDIVSSGSTLFKNNLKEVEVIFKSEAVLAVSPKMTPENKVILDKLQFRIQSVLRARKSKYILMNVPNDKIKEISSILPVLKSPTVMPLAQEGWSSVHTVIEEDRFWEVIDELKAAGAEGILVCPIEKMVL is encoded by the coding sequence ATGAGTACTTTAAAAATTGCAATTCAAAAATCAGGGCGCTTAAACGAAGATAGCATCCAAATCCTAAAAGACTGCGGTATTTCTATTAACAATGGGAATGACCAATTAAAAGCCACCGCTTCAAATTTTCCTTTAGAAGTTCTATACTTACGAAATTCAGACATTCCTCAATATTTGATCGACGGAGTAGTAGATGTCGCTATTGTTGGTGATAATCTATTAGTTGAAAAAGGTAAAAGCATTGAAGTAGCTGAAAAATTAGGATTTTCAAAATGCAAAGTTTCCGTAGCTGTTCCTAAAAGTTTCAACTATAATTCGGTGAAAGATTTGGATGGCTTGCGAATTGCTACTTCGTATCCCAATACTGTTTTAGATTTCTTTAATTCTAAAAATGTAAATGTTGATTTGCACCAAATCTCAGGTTCTGTAGAAATAGCACCTAACATTGGTTTGGCCGATGCTATTGTAGATATTGTTTCTAGCGGAAGTACTTTGTTTAAAAATAATTTAAAAGAAGTAGAAGTTATTTTTAAGAGTGAAGCCGTTTTAGCTGTTTCACCTAAAATGACTCCTGAAAACAAAGTAATTTTAGACAAATTGCAGTTCCGAATCCAATCGGTTTTAAGAGCGCGTAAATCAAAATACATTTTGATGAATGTACCGAATGATAAAATAAAAGAAATTAGTTCCATTTTACCCGTTTTAAAAAGTCCAACAGTAATGCCATTGGCACAAGAAGGTTGGTCAAGTGTGCACACCGTTATTGAAGAAGATCGGTTTTGGGAAGTAATTGACGAATTAAAAGCAGCTGGTGCCGAAGGCATTTTGGTTTGCCCAATTGAAAAAATGGTGTTGTAA
- the pckA gene encoding phosphoenolpyruvate carboxykinase (ATP) codes for MKNIRIIQELHDLGITGYHEVSYNPSYEELFQDEMSHRRKGFEKGALTDTGAVAVKTGIFTGRSPKDRYIVKDDVTKDTIYWDDKVNFPTTQSVWRDLKKLVLKQLSTSSKLYVVDAFCGTNPDTRLKVRFVMEVAWQAHFVTNMFIRPSGYELENFGEPDFVVMNGSKTTNPDWQKHGLNSENFVVFNLTEKIQLIGGTWYGGEMKKGMFSMMNYYLPLKGMASMHCSANVGEEGDVAIFFGLSGTGKTTLSADPKRYLIGDDEHGWDDNGVFNFEGGCYAKVIDLSEKNEPDIWRAIKRDALLENVIVDEYGEINYYDHSITENSRVSYPIYHINKIVLPSKAGHAKKIIYLSADAFGVLPPVSILDDDQAQYHFLCGYTSKLAGTERGITEPVPSFSPAFGEAFLTLHPTRYSQTLIGKMKEHGAKAYLVNTGWNGTGKRISLKNTRAIIDAIISGEIEEAETRAIPFLNLTIPTVLPNVSDGILDPRDTYQDKAEWERRAKDLAARYIKNFEQYTNTEEGKRLVSAGPTLS; via the coding sequence ATGAAAAACATCAGAATTATTCAAGAATTACACGATTTAGGAATTACGGGATATCATGAAGTTTCGTACAATCCTTCCTATGAAGAATTGTTTCAAGATGAAATGTCGCATCGTAGAAAAGGATTTGAAAAAGGAGCTTTGACCGATACGGGTGCGGTAGCAGTGAAAACAGGAATTTTTACGGGGCGTTCACCAAAAGACCGATATATTGTAAAAGATGATGTAACTAAAGATACTATTTATTGGGATGATAAAGTGAATTTCCCAACTACACAATCCGTTTGGCGTGATTTAAAAAAATTAGTGCTGAAACAATTGTCAACTTCGTCTAAATTATATGTAGTAGATGCTTTTTGTGGTACCAATCCAGATACCCGATTGAAGGTTCGTTTTGTAATGGAAGTAGCTTGGCAGGCACATTTTGTAACTAATATGTTTATTAGACCATCTGGATATGAATTAGAAAATTTTGGAGAACCCGATTTTGTTGTTATGAATGGTTCTAAAACTACAAATCCCGATTGGCAAAAACACGGTTTGAATTCTGAAAATTTTGTTGTCTTTAATCTTACTGAAAAAATCCAACTCATAGGAGGTACTTGGTATGGGGGCGAAATGAAAAAAGGAATGTTCTCTATGATGAACTACTATTTACCACTTAAAGGAATGGCCTCTATGCACTGTTCTGCTAATGTGGGTGAAGAAGGAGATGTAGCCATATTTTTTGGTCTTTCAGGCACTGGAAAAACAACTCTTTCAGCTGATCCAAAACGCTATTTGATTGGAGATGACGAACACGGTTGGGACGATAATGGAGTGTTCAATTTTGAAGGTGGATGCTATGCTAAAGTAATTGATTTATCAGAGAAAAACGAACCAGACATTTGGAGAGCCATCAAAAGGGATGCGCTTTTAGAAAATGTAATTGTAGATGAATACGGTGAAATTAATTACTATGACCATTCTATCACTGAAAACTCAAGAGTTTCATATCCTATTTATCACATCAATAAAATTGTATTGCCTTCAAAAGCGGGACATGCAAAAAAAATAATTTACCTTTCAGCAGACGCTTTTGGAGTATTGCCTCCAGTTTCTATCTTGGATGATGATCAAGCACAATACCACTTTTTATGCGGATATACCTCAAAATTAGCCGGTACTGAAAGAGGAATCACAGAACCTGTACCTTCGTTTTCACCCGCTTTTGGAGAGGCTTTCTTGACATTACATCCAACACGTTATTCTCAAACCTTAATTGGGAAAATGAAAGAACACGGTGCTAAAGCCTATTTGGTTAACACTGGATGGAATGGAACAGGTAAACGAATTTCATTAAAAAATACCAGAGCCATAATTGATGCCATTATTAGTGGCGAAATTGAAGAAGCCGAAACCCGAGCAATTCCGTTCTTAAATTTAACTATTCCAACGGTTTTACCTAATGTAAGCGATGGTATTTTAGATCCAAGAGATACGTATCAAGACAAAGCAGAATGGGAGCGTAGAGCAAAAGATCTAGCAGCCCGTTACATTAAAAACTTTGAACAATATACCAATACAGAAGAAGGAAAACGATTAGTTAGCGCAGGACCAACATTAAGTTAG
- a CDS encoding DUF2231 domain-containing protein — MNEAHLHMVVNHFPIIGTILALGILIVGLILKNHSVRNTSYVLFIVAAIFGALSMGTGEGAEELVKDMPNVGWDIIHEHEEIAEKLVLLLYVLGLLSIIALYLNFKKNTKEKLVSLCIVGIGVVSLFLVQKVGTSGGEIRHTEIREGFQNTTTEKEVIDHDK; from the coding sequence ATGAATGAAGCACATTTACACATGGTAGTAAACCATTTTCCAATTATTGGGACCATTTTAGCTCTTGGAATTTTAATTGTAGGATTAATTTTGAAAAATCATTCAGTAAGAAATACTTCGTATGTTCTATTTATTGTTGCAGCTATATTTGGAGCCTTAAGTATGGGGACTGGAGAAGGTGCAGAAGAATTAGTTAAAGATATGCCTAATGTAGGCTGGGATATTATTCACGAGCATGAAGAAATAGCAGAGAAGCTAGTGCTACTCTTGTATGTTCTAGGTTTACTTTCAATAATTGCTTTGTATTTGAATTTTAAAAAGAATACAAAAGAGAAATTAGTTTCATTATGCATAGTAGGTATTGGAGTTGTGAGTCTTTTTTTAGTGCAAAAAGTTGGGACTTCAGGAGGAGAAATACGTCATACCGAAATCAGAGAAGGTTTTCAGAATACAACTACTGAAAAAGAGGTAATAGATCATGATAAATAG